Genomic window (Oryza sativa Japonica Group chromosome 3, ASM3414082v1):
ttaaaacatGGGAACTAAATGCATCTAACACTCACAGATATGATTTTAACATtccactgtttgaccactttgGCTGCCTCCACACTATCATCTTCAAAGCGCACATAGAAACCAATAACTGACACAAATTTCAAGATGTTATGCCGCAGAAACAATAATCAACATATTGTGTGccttctaaaaaaaattcatgctgATTAGGAACAGAGCATTCTAAAGACTGCTTTCTTTCAAATTTCAAACCAGTATTTTCTGATTAAATTGTTAACTGTATTatgaaatgaaaaaacaaaagcaTGCGATCTAAATGATTAAACATGCTCAACACAATTagcataattaaattaatttgaaGTAACTTTTGGCACCTATATAAAGTATGCTTAGCCAAAACAAATACAATATTAGTAATTCTATCATGCAGATTTTTACAAATAGAGTAAAGCATACTCCTTACAGGCAAATGATTGCATGAATTTTAGCAGGAACCATCAACAGTCATGTTTGTTAGGTAACAACATTAACCTTATATCTACAAGGCGGCCAAATGAAGAACTTTAACTAGTACAAAAACAAAGCGTCTATTACTTCTCGCTGCACAGAACAATAGCAAACTAACCTAAGTTCAATGGCTAAATTTTCTCAACTAGAATTCGCAAGAACAGAACATAGGTGTCATTATGTTAAAATCTTAAAGTGATTTGGTTGACTTTATACGCACTAGTGAAAAAGCATGAAATCCTTACCCTTATTGAAGATCTCAACATGATCTTTGAATGGCCAGTCTTTGAACTGCCACTCCTTGCCGAGCACAAACACGGCCACCACCCGCGCCCAATCGTCTGCCTTAAGCGAAGCCGGCTTGTCCCTCACCTCGAACGTTGTCGCGCCACCACCAGCACCGGCCCTCTCCCCACGAATCAGCTTCTTCTGCACCATGACGCACTCGGGCTTCCCGCTCCCCTTCATCGCGCGCATCCTCTCGTCGCTCGGCACGAACACACCGTCCTCCAAGAACTCCCTCACGTTGTAGATCGTAATCAGCGTCTGCGACGCGCTCGGCACGAGGATGATGGGCACGAACCCGTCCCCGAAGGACCTCTCCACCTTGGGCTTCgccatggcggccgcggcggcggcggaggagggctcGTGGCGGGCGGAGGAGGGGGCGCTGTCCTTGTTCCGCCGGCGCTCCTCCTCCCGGCGCGTGGCGTTCTGCAGCACGGCGAGGAAGTCGCGGCCGCGGGCGTCGAGGAGCGCGTTCCTGTCCTTGAGCGTCCGCTCGAGGGCGCGGATGTAGGCGCCGGAGGCCTTGTCGCCCTCGGGCTCCTCGGGCATCGCCGGCTGGGGCTCCGGCGCGAAGGACGGGAGCGCGGAGGGGAGCAATGGGTCGGTGGGGAGCGAGTGGTGGCCATGGCGGAGGAAGTCGAGGAAGGTCTTACGGTCGGGGAGGGAGACGGGGGggatgcggcggaggcgggcggcctGGATGAAGTCGGTGTGCTTGAGGTCGTTGTGCTgcgcgaggaagacggcggcggagagcgggtAGGGGCGGCCCGACTGCTTGTTGGTGAAGGCGGTGGGGGCGTTGGCCGGGAAGGTGTACTCCGACCCGAAGAGCACCTCGTCGCCGGAGAAGATGATCTTGTCGAGGTCGCCGCGGGCGGCGTAGTCCCGGAGCACGGCGAGGGGATCCATGGCTGCTCCTGGGTTTTGCTTCTGCGGCTGGATCTGTGTGttcctcggcctcctccgggTTGGGGAAAAAGCGAGCTGCCGCTTCTGGGTTTTGACCCTCGTTGGGCCTTTGGCCCATGAAGTTTCTAGGCCCAATTTGCTGTATGGGCCTTGTGGGCCTCAAGCTGGTCAAGTCAAACCGAACCAAACGACGGTGACTCACCCATGGTCTCGatcggctcgccgccgcagctTTCTTCTCCGGTCAAGCTTGGCTGCTTTGTCGAGATGTATAAGTGGGAGGCAGAGACGAGACCTGACCCGGCGACGgagatggaggcggaggcggaggcggcggaggttaCACTGCGGGAGTTCACCGAGGCTGACGCGGAGGCGCTCTTCGCATGGGCGTCCGACCCGCGCGTCGTCCGGTTCCAGCGCCGCGACGCCTACTCGCACGTCGACGAGGCACGCCGCTACATCGTTGACAAGGTCCTGCCGCACCCGTGGTACCGCGCCAtctgcgtcgccggcgccgaccgccCCGTGGGATCCATCTCCGTCAAGCCGGCGGACGACCTCCCGCTCCCGGAGCCTGAGTCCGAGACCGGCCGCCTCCGCTCCGGCTGCTGCAGGGCCTCCGTCGGGTACCGGGTGGCGCACGCGCACTGGGGCCGCGGCGTGGCAACGCGGGCGGtgagggcggtggcggaggcggtgctCGCGGAGTGGCCGTGGCTGGAGCGGCTGGAGGCCGTCGCCGACGTGGAGAACCCGGCGTCGCAGCGCGTGCTGGAGAAGGCCGGGTTCGCCCGGGAGGGCGTGCTGCGCCGGTACGTCGTGCTCAAGGGGAGGCCCAGGGACATGGTCATGTTCAGCCGCGTCCGCGCCGACCTCGAGGAAAAGCCCGCTCAGGCCCATGGGCCGTCAGATGGCGTGTGATTGTAAGAAATAAGTTCAGATGGCGTCACCTCCGTCAGACGGGCCAGGTTGCCGCCTCCCCTTTGTCCAGGGCGTTCTGTTCAGGGCACCGCCGGCTGTTCATCCTGAGCGCCTCGGgggccgtcgtcgtccgcttcGTCCTCATTGTTTTCATTCTCTACCCCTCCGTTCAGCACGCTGGCTTGACGACATGTACTTGGTACTAAATTTGTTGAACTTGTTTGAGGTGATTTTAGATTAATCATTCGCTCGCTCTCCATTGATCGTTCTGCTCCTTTTGAGTCAATCGACGGCGCCCAAGATTATTTGGGCAAGATTGTGCAAGTTGGTTTATATCGTGGGAGCTTGTGATTTGGTGGTTTAGGACTCAAGTAGTCAATTGAGAGCTTGGGGCCCAAGATTATTTGGGTAAGATTATGCAAGTTGGTTTATATCGTGGGAGCTTGTGATTTGGTGGTTTAGGACTCAAGTAGTCAATTGAGAGCTTGGGTGGGCAATACTGTTGATTTGTGTGATTAGGCACATAAATAGGTTCAATGACTGAGATTGATAGCTCAGCCTGAAATTTTCTATATGGCATTGTTATGGGAAGGGAATTTAGTCTTTTCGATGGTAGAACTAGCATTGCTAGGTGCATTATAACAAGATCAGTGAACCAACCTACACCATCTTGAGGTTTGCACATGATCAGTGAGCAATAAACATGTTGTGAGTTAATACACAAATACCCTATCAATCTATCTGGCCTGCAATGATTGAGCTTAAAAATCGCCTGATATTTTAGATGCAACTTATGGGCAATTCTGTGGCATTCAGATTATTGTGCCAAACTTCAGCCTTTTTCATAACAGTGTACTAGTGGCATGACATAATTAACTTCAGCCTTTATAATAGTGTGATCAGTACCCTGATCAGTAAGCCTTTTAATTGTTGTTGCTTATTGATCAGTAACATGAttaactcatttttttttcatttgatgtTAACTCAATCTGTAGCTTGCGGAGATGGGGTGAAGGTTGCTGGCTGCTTAAAGAAATGGTGATATTGGTCTTGGTGCTATTGCAGCTAATTTCAGATGCAGTCATATTTAGAGGTCTATTTTTCAGATTGTGTAATGCAAAACTTGTTATATTTGCAATTCAGGGGATTTAGAACTAGATGCAGTCATATTTAGACTAGTATTATTCAGGGGATTTACTGATATGTCTGAATTTGTCGTGCTATCATCAATTTGTCGTCGACATTTGAAGTATTCAAAAAGACGGATATTTACTTCAATAAGATCTCATTGAGTCGAGGACACTGGACACCTGGTGTATCGGCCTACGCCGCCAGTCAAGCGACCTCACCTGCGCCTGCGTTTGCATCTGCGTCCTGCGTGCACCGCTTACTCCTGTGTCCTGCGTGCAGATGTCGTCGCTCTCGTGTCATCGGGATAGCAGATACGGCGCTACAGGATGCTGAGTCGTGGTCTCGCCTCTGCGCCCGCACGCGATCGGCTAATGACAAATGAGACCGTCAAAAATTAGTTAAAAAGGTCCCGCACGTAATGACGTGGCAAATTTCAATGTTTTAGGAAGGGCCAATTCCCTATATGCCCATATAATTTCACCCAATCCCTTCTACGCCCCTGAAATTTGTTTGatctcttatatacccctgagtttttatttggatcccttacatacccattccgttagttgaccattagtttgaccgttagttattgtagaaattactttattgtccttgttatattgttaaaagctagaaatgttttatgtgtaaattttttgagttgtgaaaaccaataaggaataaattactaaatatttgttatgaatttttgaaaataaaacattatttcattaaaataaaaaaagatttattgtaaaaaaaagttctgcataagatttgaaaattacttttcaacaaatatttagtgaaaaaagattcgttgtgaaaaaacaaaggggatataattagtttatcacaaattagaaaacaaatttaaaatttttaaataaatttcagatcaaatttgatgaatttcgtatatcttcccaaaaatttaaacctaaataacatttagtttttgctcttaattttctggtgaaactaatgtatggatttaatcataatttttaaaaaataaaaaataataagttttattttttaagttgggcattaaatgattatattgcttgtattttgtataagtttatttttcatatgaaaatttattgggtaggtaccacacatatgtataggatgggtaatatagtcattttaaaatatttaacggtcaactaatggtcaactaacggagatgggtatagaggagatcaaaatgaaaactcaggggtatataagggataatgtcaaattcaggggtattgaagggattgagtaaattttcaggggtatatagggaattttctctGGATATAATTTTAGGCACCTCTTGGTGAAGTGGATGATTTTTGGATCCAATATTTTTTGGTTGTCCCTAATACAGGATTTTTGGGACTCTAGTTTTAGTCATCTATTAGAGATGCTCTAAGGCACCAGTGCAGTACTGTACCCGATTTCGGCTAATATGATAAGTTGACTATGGTTAACCTGACTGAGTCAGCGTGGTACTCATGTGGACCCAAATGTCATTatatttcaattaaaaaataaattaaaaaaaggtgAACCCCCACATATCAGTCGCACTATGTTCTTACGAAAAACTTCCATTATGCCTCTTCAGTCTTCACCTGATGCACTAGCTAGCCAAATATCATAAAACTCTATTGAGAGCTTTCAATTTTTCACAAATAAGAGctactttttttcaaaaaaaaaatcttatccaTCTTTTTAATTGTTAAATTTTGGAAATAATAAGGAGAATAATTTTGGAAATAATAAGGAGAAAAACTGCCACATCCATATTAGTGACCAGGAATGTATAATCAGAAACGattaatataaaaaaagaaagaaataaaaaagaaaagctctccTTCTAGGGTTGATATTAAAAGAAAAGCTCTCCTTCTAGGGTTGATATTTGTTGCTAGCTGCTTAAATAGAAGAGAGCTAATAGCTGCTGGTTTGCATTCATATATCTGACATACAAGCGATGTTGTAGTAAATTATTATATTCTTTCCCGAAAAGATTAAACACCTACATTTCGTAGGAGCTTGTAAATTATAACAAAGATCTTCAAATTATGTTGAAATTTCACTCCACGCCATAAAGAATCAAAATCCATGACGCCAAGGTCCTAGGGTTTGGCCACTCGACTTACAGCAGCGGCCACTCGAATTGTTAATTTTCAAGCCCACGTAGACTTAACATGCAACATTTATCTAATATACAATTGATATGTTGTAATTAAATTATGGTCTTATTTCCTGAAAACAGGTACAatcaatgttgttgtaattaAATTCTGGTCTTCTTTCCTGAAAATAGGAGCATATGTACCTAGTGGGGGCCTTGGCCCCTATCAATTCTAAATCGCACAAGACAAATGCCCCCCTCCCCCAAAATCAATTTTTAGTTCCAATATTAAAATCTTAGAAAAAGTGTATTCTAGCTTGGCAACGAGAGGCTCGTCTCGGCACGAGGTAATTCTAGCTTTGGCTTCTTCAGCCGCCCAGCACCACCATGATTTTAGCTTTGGCTTCTTCAGCCGCCTAGCACCACCAACGGAAGGACATACCTTGG
Coding sequences:
- the LOC4333654 gene encoding protein CDC73 homolog, translated to MDPLAVLRDYAARGDLDKIIFSGDEVLFGSEYTFPANAPTAFTNKQSGRPYPLSAAVFLAQHNDLKHTDFIQAARLRRIPPVSLPDRKTFLDFLRHGHHSLPTDPLLPSALPSFAPEPQPAMPEEPEGDKASGAYIRALERTLKDRNALLDARGRDFLAVLQNATRREEERRRNKDSAPSSARHEPSSAAAAAAMAKPKVERSFGDGFVPIILVPSASQTLITIYNVREFLEDGVFVPSDERMRAMKGSGKPECVMVQKKLIRGERAGAGGGATTFEVRDKPASLKADDWARVVAVFVLGKEWQFKDWPFKDHVEIFNKVIGFYVRFEDDSVEAAKVVKQWNVKIISISKNKRHQDRTAALEVWERLEEFMRAHT
- the LOC4333655 gene encoding uncharacterized protein, with product MVSIGSPPQLSSPVKLGCFVEMYKWEAETRPDPATEMEAEAEAAEVTLREFTEADAEALFAWASDPRVVRFQRRDAYSHVDEARRYIVDKVLPHPWYRAICVAGADRPVGSISVKPADDLPLPEPESETGRLRSGCCRASVGYRVAHAHWGRGVATRAVRAVAEAVLAEWPWLERLEAVADVENPASQRVLEKAGFAREGVLRRYVVLKGRPRDMVMFSRVRADLEEKPAQAHGPSDGV